Proteins co-encoded in one Bacillus sp. FSL H8-0547 genomic window:
- the kapD gene encoding 3'-5' exonuclease KapD — MEAPQQLIFVDFEFTMPEGKANPRGFYPEIIEVGIVSVINQTAHRQFSSYVRPVQFPFLTNRCKSFLNISQSQVNSGISFLDLIAILKDFGNYPNTTVITWGNMDMKVLRQNCLKNNVEFPFHAKFRDLSMEYKKFFGDRNQTGLWKAVEEYGKKGTGRHHCALDDALTTCNIYNLVENDKRYLQKPAPPTIGDRIDFSKVMNKFAT; from the coding sequence ATGGAAGCTCCTCAGCAATTAATTTTCGTTGATTTTGAATTTACTATGCCCGAAGGAAAAGCCAACCCGCGCGGATTTTATCCTGAAATAATCGAAGTAGGAATCGTTTCCGTCATCAATCAAACTGCTCACAGACAATTTTCCTCTTATGTAAGACCCGTACAGTTTCCCTTTTTAACAAACCGCTGCAAATCCTTTTTAAACATATCCCAGTCTCAAGTCAACTCAGGCATTTCGTTTCTTGACCTGATCGCCATTTTAAAAGATTTTGGAAATTATCCCAACACCACAGTCATTACATGGGGAAATATGGACATGAAGGTACTGCGCCAAAACTGCCTTAAGAACAATGTGGAATTCCCGTTTCATGCGAAGTTCAGAGACTTATCCATGGAATACAAAAAGTTTTTTGGTGACAGAAACCAGACAGGTCTGTGGAAGGCTGTTGAAGAATACGGCAAAAAAGGAACAGGAAGACATCATTGTGCACTCGATGATGCTCTTACAACCTGCAATATTTACAACCTGGTAGAAAATGACAAGCGATATTTGCAAAAGCCTGCCCCGCCAACCATTGGAGACAGAATTGATTTTTCAAAAGTTATGAACAAGTTTGCAACTTAG
- a CDS encoding kinase-associated lipoprotein B: MKEELSTGEIVTGIYKTGKYIGVITNVRPEHYLVKVKAVLRHPAQGDLHMPKEADVPLFHERRALAENEQTNIPKNMVRKYDEPVPAYKDSLVSAVAAIENELKEDARPWAVKSLEKIQLLKADYFKIK, translated from the coding sequence TTGAAAGAAGAACTTAGTACCGGAGAGATCGTGACAGGCATCTATAAAACCGGCAAATATATCGGCGTGATTACAAACGTGCGTCCTGAACATTACTTAGTGAAAGTAAAAGCCGTTCTTCGGCACCCCGCTCAAGGCGACCTGCACATGCCAAAAGAAGCGGACGTTCCTCTTTTTCATGAACGCAGAGCTCTTGCAGAAAACGAACAAACCAATATCCCGAAAAACATGGTGCGCAAATATGACGAGCCCGTACCTGCATACAAAGATTCCCTTGTTTCCGCAGTGGCTGCGATCGAAAACGAACTAAAAGAGGATGCTCGCCCCTGGGCAGTCAAGTCTCTTGAGAAAATACAGCTTCTTAAAGCGGATTATTTTAAAATCAAATGA
- a CDS encoding MFS transporter, whose product MWTANFFVAASATMIMPFLSLFLSTFGDFSDDYIRRWSGYVFGISFLMAFLVSPLWGRFGDKYGYKKILIMTGAGIATSIFLMGFVQSVHQLFVLRLVMGAVTGFIPTSLALISAQTKKEEAGRTLGTLQMGTVSGGLFGPLIGGLLADQFGFTYTFFITSAVIYISVLLVAFGIKEKPLRTKEEGRKSYSRKQVLQHIFKSPLLLTIMFLTLLIQIGNFSIQPLLALYVSELHGPVNLAFFSGLAFSATGAGNLLASRKWGALGDRIGHEKVLIGLLIASVFCFIPQALVTTLWQLMIFRFLFGLVMGGIIPCITAFIRQTAPVSMQGEVLGYNTSFKFLGNVAGPVLGGTIAGGFGISAVFYVTAGLFLSGAILLWKSVRTEQKQLAEAS is encoded by the coding sequence ATGTGGACGGCTAATTTCTTTGTTGCAGCAAGCGCGACAATGATTATGCCATTTTTGTCTTTGTTTTTGAGTACATTCGGTGATTTTTCAGATGACTATATTCGCAGATGGTCAGGATATGTGTTTGGTATTTCCTTTTTAATGGCCTTCCTTGTTTCCCCGCTGTGGGGCAGATTCGGCGATAAATACGGTTATAAAAAGATCCTGATCATGACCGGAGCAGGAATTGCCACAAGCATCTTTCTGATGGGGTTTGTTCAATCCGTGCATCAGCTGTTTGTTCTCCGTCTGGTGATGGGGGCAGTGACCGGGTTTATTCCTACATCTCTTGCCCTCATATCCGCCCAAACCAAAAAGGAAGAAGCCGGCCGCACCCTCGGCACTCTGCAGATGGGAACCGTGTCAGGGGGACTGTTCGGACCGCTGATTGGAGGTCTCCTCGCTGATCAATTTGGCTTTACCTACACATTCTTCATTACATCCGCCGTCATTTACATATCTGTTTTGCTTGTAGCCTTCGGCATCAAAGAAAAACCGCTCAGAACAAAAGAAGAAGGAAGAAAATCCTACTCGCGCAAACAGGTTCTGCAGCATATTTTCAAATCTCCGCTGCTTTTGACCATTATGTTTCTGACGCTGCTGATCCAAATTGGAAACTTCAGCATTCAGCCCCTCCTTGCCCTTTATGTAAGCGAACTTCACGGTCCTGTCAATCTAGCGTTTTTCTCAGGCCTGGCTTTTTCCGCAACAGGAGCAGGCAATTTGCTGGCTTCCCGAAAATGGGGCGCTCTCGGTGACCGCATCGGACATGAAAAAGTATTGATCGGCCTGCTGATTGCATCTGTTTTTTGCTTTATTCCCCAAGCCCTTGTAACCACACTTTGGCAGCTGATGATTTTCCGCTTCCTTTTCGGCCTGGTGATGGGCGGCATCATTCCCTGTATCACAGCCTTTATCAGGCAGACCGCGCCCGTTTCTATGCAGGGAGAAGTGCTCGGCTACAACACAAGCTTCAAATTCCTCGGGAATGTCGCCGGTCCTGTATTAGGAGGAACCATTGCAGGCGGGTTCGGCATTTCAGCCGTTTTTTACGTAACAGCAGGACTCTTTTTATCCGGAGCGATCCTCTTATGGAAAAGTGTCCGCACAGAACAAAAGCAGCTGGCAGAAGCCAGCTGA
- a CDS encoding thiol-disulfide oxidoreductase DCC family protein — MTHSKILLFDGVCNFCDGTVQFVLKHDKKEAFSFASLQSEAGQSLLRKHGLPLEDYDSFVYLDEEKVHTKSTAALRVLKELGGIYRALYFLIAVPKPIRDAVYMMIAKNRYKWFGKKDACTLPSKEVRKRFL, encoded by the coding sequence ATGACACACAGCAAAATTCTTTTATTTGACGGTGTCTGCAATTTTTGTGACGGAACCGTTCAATTCGTCTTAAAACACGACAAGAAAGAAGCCTTCTCCTTTGCTTCCCTCCAATCGGAAGCCGGCCAGAGCCTGCTCAGGAAACACGGACTCCCACTTGAAGATTACGACAGTTTTGTCTATCTGGATGAAGAGAAGGTTCATACAAAATCCACTGCAGCTCTGCGCGTTCTCAAAGAGCTCGGCGGAATATATAGAGCGCTTTATTTTTTGATTGCCGTTCCAAAACCGATAAGAGATGCCGTCTACATGATGATCGCAAAAAACAGATACAAATGGTTCGGAAAAAAAGACGCCTGCACATTGCCGTCTAAAGAAGTCAGAAAAAGATTTCTGTAA
- a CDS encoding transglycosylase domain-containing protein, with product MSPLLIFLFMLSGEEVKQVKAVSTVLDERIPLTDIPMIQNSYILDQNGSIASEIVNSRENRRFVPLEEIPEAVKTIFIVSEDQRFYEHIGFDPAGMTRAVLVNAKNQSADQGGSTITQQLARNVFLTHEKSYNRKLSELLYSYHLERTFSKEDILEGYLNAVYFHNGVYGVEMASQYYFSKPIGKLTLAQTAFISAIPNNPALYDPITNFENTKKRQERLLNELLEGKYITDEQYLAAAEEKIRLNTQMRTDRYPDYITYVHDELKQLIAEEEGYTIKLSKADSAEKERLNEQLKTRLQDLLKSGVRIQTALDPTLQIQVSDAFKNHLTDPSVQGASVVIDHRSHEIKAMYGGKDYKKFDFNRAYQAYRQPGSAIKPLLDYVPYLETTGAGPDSMISAEPFCDKEYCPKNYDEKTYGRVTLETAFKRSYNTPAVRMMNEVGVEKAFSYLEPFKFSRIVKEDYRLPVSIGGFTYGFSPLELTQAYSAFGNDGVFSKSRAIKSVTDLEGNLLYEWKDEPVRVWQSETNTKMRALFTSVTESGTGTKANHSAAYTGGKTGTTNDYNDLWFAGLTDAYTAAVWIGKDKAESIESLSTAAPHQLIWRDITKNR from the coding sequence ATGTCCCCTCTCCTCATTTTCTTATTTATGCTCTCAGGGGAAGAAGTAAAACAAGTAAAAGCCGTTTCGACTGTTTTAGATGAACGGATTCCTTTAACAGACATTCCCATGATTCAAAACAGCTACATTCTTGACCAAAATGGAAGCATCGCTTCAGAAATTGTCAACTCACGGGAAAACAGAAGATTTGTTCCTTTAGAAGAGATACCTGAAGCAGTAAAAACGATTTTCATTGTTTCAGAGGATCAGCGTTTTTATGAGCATATCGGATTTGACCCGGCCGGCATGACGAGGGCAGTCCTTGTGAATGCCAAAAACCAGTCAGCCGATCAGGGCGGAAGCACCATTACACAGCAGCTTGCAAGGAATGTCTTTTTAACTCATGAAAAATCATATAACCGCAAACTGAGTGAACTTTTATACTCGTACCATCTTGAGCGGACCTTTTCAAAAGAGGATATCCTTGAAGGGTATTTGAATGCTGTTTATTTTCACAATGGTGTTTACGGCGTAGAAATGGCAAGCCAGTATTATTTCAGCAAGCCAATCGGGAAATTGACTCTTGCCCAGACAGCCTTTATCAGTGCCATCCCGAACAACCCTGCCCTGTATGATCCCATTACCAATTTTGAAAATACGAAAAAGCGGCAGGAACGGCTCCTTAACGAGCTTCTTGAAGGAAAGTACATAACGGACGAACAATACCTCGCTGCTGCAGAGGAAAAAATCCGGTTAAATACCCAGATGAGAACAGACCGCTATCCGGATTACATCACGTATGTTCATGATGAACTGAAGCAGCTGATCGCTGAAGAAGAAGGGTACACCATCAAGCTTTCAAAAGCGGACAGTGCAGAAAAAGAGCGTTTGAACGAGCAGCTTAAAACCCGCTTGCAGGATCTGCTGAAGAGCGGAGTGCGTATCCAAACTGCTCTCGATCCTACTCTTCAGATACAGGTTTCGGATGCTTTTAAAAATCATCTGACAGATCCGTCTGTACAGGGGGCAAGTGTGGTTATTGACCACCGGTCTCATGAAATTAAAGCGATGTACGGAGGAAAGGACTATAAAAAGTTCGACTTTAACCGCGCCTATCAGGCATACCGCCAGCCCGGATCGGCCATAAAGCCTCTGCTTGACTATGTGCCGTATCTTGAAACCACAGGGGCAGGCCCGGATTCCATGATCAGCGCAGAACCATTTTGCGACAAGGAGTATTGTCCAAAGAATTACGATGAAAAAACGTACGGCCGGGTAACGCTAGAGACAGCCTTTAAGCGCTCCTATAATACACCGGCCGTAAGAATGATGAATGAAGTCGGGGTTGAAAAGGCCTTTTCATACTTAGAGCCTTTCAAATTCAGCCGAATTGTCAAAGAGGATTACAGACTTCCTGTTTCAATCGGAGGATTCACATACGGCTTCTCCCCTCTTGAACTCACACAGGCCTATTCTGCTTTTGGAAATGACGGTGTTTTTTCTAAAAGCCGTGCTATTAAAAGTGTGACGGACCTTGAGGGAAACCTGTTATATGAATGGAAGGACGAGCCGGTTCGTGTTTGGCAAAGCGAAACGAACACGAAAATGCGGGCGCTTTTTACTTCAGTGACAGAGAGCGGAACTGGAACGAAAGCAAACCATTCAGCTGCCTATACAGGAGGCAAAACCGGCACGACGAATGATTACAATGATTTATGGTTCGCCGGATTAACGGATGCCTATACAGCTGCTGTCTGGATTGGAAAAGACAAAGCAGAAAGCATTGAGAGCCTTTCAACAGCAGCACCGCATCAGCTGATTTGGAGAGATATCACAAAGAACCGCTAG
- a CDS encoding DUF5366 family protein, protein MKNTYFTSYFPLIAILLFSTSLSISTVSEIVGLLKRLGVYGGMLEFFSESGIKLALFTVFALIYFMVFSALKLISDTVTELSLLFFSKDAEGESLKKIRLGSAFYLAGGGVSLLLVQFGAAIIAVFLLATICYFIFAVYQFSFFLTSFSLIGLVLFHVLFWSVFLFGILFICMKLYNSLLASLPI, encoded by the coding sequence ATGAAAAATACGTATTTCACCAGCTACTTCCCCCTTATCGCTATTCTTCTGTTCAGCACATCGCTTTCAATTTCGACTGTTTCTGAAATTGTAGGACTTCTAAAGAGGCTTGGCGTATACGGCGGGATGCTGGAATTCTTTTCAGAGAGCGGCATCAAGCTAGCTCTTTTCACGGTTTTTGCCCTTATTTATTTTATGGTTTTTTCTGCACTTAAGCTGATTTCTGATACCGTGACAGAGCTTTCACTTCTGTTTTTCTCAAAGGATGCTGAGGGGGAAAGCCTGAAGAAAATCAGGCTCGGTTCTGCCTTTTACCTTGCAGGAGGCGGGGTATCCCTGCTGCTTGTTCAATTTGGAGCAGCGATTATTGCGGTTTTTCTATTGGCAACGATCTGCTACTTCATTTTTGCCGTGTATCAGTTCAGTTTTTTCCTGACATCCTTTTCGCTGATTGGCCTTGTTCTGTTTCACGTACTGTTCTGGTCGGTTTTTTTGTTCGGTATTCTTTTTATTTGCATGAAGCTGTATAACAGCCTTTTGGCGAGTCTGCCGATATAA